In Phormidium yuhuli AB48, one genomic interval encodes:
- a CDS encoding ABC transporter ATP-binding protein, giving the protein MRGTPIRPSQTGKTIPIAASDLTGGYSKQAIIRDISLTLHDSEWLTLIGANGSGKSTLLRLLSRLLPRQRGQVFLAGDSLDRLSNQAVAQKLAVQTQQQPSVPGGMTVWQLVAMGRSPHQPWWQWDSSPEDRYWIENALESTDLRDFAERPLVQLSGGERQRAFLALALAQNPQVLFLDEPTTFLDVRYQLELLELLKRLNRDRRLAIVTVLHEINLAARYSHRLALIQQGQILEIGPPKDVLTPESLKQVFDIEALILDTPVGLQVCPLRPAHSH; this is encoded by the coding sequence ATGCGGGGAACCCCAATCCGTCCATCTCAAACTGGTAAGACTATCCCCATCGCCGCTTCTGACCTGACTGGAGGTTATAGCAAACAGGCGATTATTCGGGATATTTCCTTAACCCTCCATGATAGTGAATGGCTAACCCTAATTGGGGCCAACGGATCCGGGAAATCGACGCTGCTGCGCTTGCTGAGTCGTTTGCTTCCCCGTCAACGGGGCCAGGTGTTTCTGGCGGGAGACTCCCTTGATAGACTCTCGAACCAGGCTGTGGCCCAAAAGTTGGCGGTTCAAACTCAGCAACAGCCTTCTGTTCCTGGAGGGATGACCGTTTGGCAATTGGTGGCGATGGGGCGATCGCCTCATCAACCCTGGTGGCAATGGGACAGTAGCCCAGAAGACCGCTATTGGATTGAAAATGCCCTAGAATCGACGGATTTAAGGGATTTTGCTGAGCGTCCCTTGGTTCAGCTATCGGGGGGTGAACGACAACGGGCGTTTCTGGCCCTGGCGTTGGCCCAAAATCCTCAGGTGTTGTTCCTGGATGAACCCACCACCTTTTTGGATGTTCGCTATCAGTTGGAACTGTTGGAGTTACTGAAACGCCTAAATCGCGATCGCCGTCTCGCCATTGTCACCGTTCTCCATGAAATCAACTTAGCCGCCCGCTATAGTCATCGTCTCGCGTTAATCCAACAGGGGCAAATTTTAGAGATTGGCCCCCCCAAAGACGTGTTAACGCCGGAGAGTCTCAAGCAGGTGTTTGATATCGAAGCCTTAATCCTCGATACCCCTGTTGGCTTACAGGTTTGTCCCTTGCGTCCCGCCCATTCTCACTGA
- a CDS encoding ExbD/TolR family protein, with product MKLLDDDPDIPAQINIVSAIDVIFAILAFFIISSLFLTRNEGLPVNLPQAQSSQVQQETRITVSVTAEGEIRVDEDGVTLETLQDQVRQQMAAADTSLVVLNADEAIPHGQAIAIMDRLRQIENLRLAIATQSHRNPSE from the coding sequence ATGAAACTACTTGACGACGACCCAGATATTCCCGCGCAAATCAACATTGTCTCTGCTATTGATGTGATTTTCGCTATTTTAGCCTTCTTTATTATCTCCAGTTTATTTCTCACCCGCAACGAAGGCTTACCGGTTAACTTACCCCAAGCCCAGAGTTCTCAAGTGCAACAGGAGACCCGCATCACCGTCTCTGTGACGGCTGAGGGAGAGATTCGCGTTGATGAGGATGGGGTGACCCTAGAGACCTTACAAGACCAGGTTAGACAACAAATGGCGGCGGCGGACACCAGCTTAGTGGTGTTGAACGCCGATGAAGCGATTCCCCATGGTCAGGCGATCGCCATTATGGATCGCTTACGTCAAATCGAAAACCTGCGCCTGGCCATCGCCACCCAGTCCCACCGTAACCCATCTGAGTAA
- a CDS encoding FecCD family ABC transporter permease, whose amino-acid sequence MTSPLSYPAQSPQIHYSRVFLVTLALLGLLVGAIALSLVKGTVSLTPSELTDALLRRGGLTQQIIIWELRLPRIVAAALVGSSLGLAGGLMQGLLRNSLATPYLLGVSAGAGLVAASLIVLGVSAVYIPAGAWFGAIGAALLVYGLAWSGGQIAIDRLILGGVALNSLLGALQTTLIVLSDDSQIQQAFNWLVGSLNGRGWSEVNAAAPYLLLALLAGCLSGRLLNLLNLGDDMAVGLGLSLGRSRLLIGATATLLAAGAASIGGLIGFVGLIVPHGVRLLVGSDHRLSLPLSALGGAIVLILADWFARLGAIELPVGAVMALMGSPVFLLLLYRRRVLN is encoded by the coding sequence ATGACATCCCCCCTGAGTTACCCGGCCCAATCTCCTCAGATTCACTATTCTCGGGTGTTCTTAGTCACCCTGGCGTTACTGGGCCTCCTGGTGGGGGCGATCGCCCTGTCTTTGGTGAAGGGAACCGTCTCTCTCACCCCCAGCGAACTGACGGATGCGTTACTCCGTCGTGGAGGCCTGACTCAGCAAATTATCATCTGGGAGTTACGCCTCCCCCGTATCGTCGCGGCGGCCTTGGTGGGGAGTTCCTTGGGGTTAGCTGGGGGTCTGATGCAAGGATTATTACGGAATAGTCTCGCCACGCCCTATCTATTGGGGGTGTCCGCTGGGGCGGGGTTGGTGGCGGCCAGTCTGATTGTTTTGGGGGTGAGTGCGGTCTATATCCCGGCGGGGGCCTGGTTTGGGGCGATTGGGGCGGCCCTGTTGGTGTATGGGTTGGCCTGGAGTGGGGGACAAATCGCCATTGATCGCCTGATTCTAGGGGGAGTCGCCCTTAATTCCCTGTTGGGGGCCTTGCAAACCACCCTGATTGTTCTTAGTGATGATAGCCAAATTCAACAGGCCTTTAATTGGTTGGTGGGGAGTCTCAATGGTCGCGGTTGGTCGGAGGTGAACGCCGCCGCCCCCTATTTATTACTGGCGTTGCTGGCGGGCTGTCTGTCGGGACGATTACTCAATTTGTTGAACTTGGGCGATGATATGGCGGTGGGTTTGGGGCTGTCCTTGGGGCGATCGCGTCTCCTCATTGGCGCAACGGCGACCCTCTTGGCGGCGGGGGCGGCGAGTATTGGCGGCTTGATTGGCTTTGTGGGGTTGATTGTTCCCCATGGGGTGCGCCTGTTGGTGGGGTCAGACCATCGTTTGAGTTTACCGCTGTCGGCCCTGGGAGGGGCGATCGTCCTGATTCTCGCCGATTGGTTCGCCCGGTTGGGGGCCATTGAACTCCCGGTTGGGGCGGTGATGGCCCTGATGGGGTCACCGGTCTTTCTCCTGCTTCTCTATCGCCGCCGAGTTTTAAATTAG
- a CDS encoding HEPN domain-containing protein — protein MLRSALVLAVSALDYYVHEVVTLAMLEIYRGQRAEPPPSRNSSRSGFARFQVPLGEVKQERLTLLTIEDWLEDEIRVSQGEEFLEGSYRLGELLPHISQAMSKRLQDSVWLELEIRQRLGYQSFQHPDKIAEAIRLISNKPLWQDVGNSWGRPHQEIKKQLSLIVERRNKIAHEADINPTYEIGTRWQINEELVLEAVDFLQKLVETIHHVLNSP, from the coding sequence ATGTTGAGATCTGCGCTCGTGTTGGCGGTGAGTGCGTTAGATTACTATGTCCATGAAGTGGTGACCTTGGCAATGTTGGAAATTTATCGAGGTCAACGTGCTGAACCTCCTCCATCCCGCAACAGTTCTCGCTCTGGTTTTGCTCGGTTTCAAGTTCCCTTGGGGGAGGTGAAACAGGAGCGGCTAACTCTATTAACGATTGAGGATTGGCTGGAGGATGAAATTCGCGTCAGTCAAGGTGAAGAATTTTTAGAAGGGTCTTATCGTCTAGGGGAGTTACTTCCTCATATTTCTCAAGCGATGAGCAAGCGGCTACAGGATAGTGTATGGCTAGAATTAGAAATTCGCCAACGTCTTGGTTATCAGAGTTTTCAGCATCCTGATAAGATTGCTGAGGCCATTCGCTTGATTTCTAATAAACCGTTATGGCAAGATGTTGGCAATTCTTGGGGACGGCCTCATCAAGAGATTAAGAAGCAACTCAGTTTAATTGTGGAACGACGGAATAAGATAGCGCATGAGGCGGATATCAATCCGACCTATGAAATTGGTACACGCTGGCAGATTAATGAGGAGTTGGTCTTGGAGGCTGTTGACTTTTTGCAGAAACTTGTTGAGACCATTCATCATGTCTTGAACAGTCCCTAA
- a CDS encoding ABC transporter substrate-binding protein codes for MFGFLRRSLGLTWLIVGCLGVALVGCSTEDVPQVLDNPTEPDLSQAFPSSVERVVALTSLASDILLELDEGKLVGVPENQLLKNDPRAADIVQIGLGQNPNLETLIDQQPDLVIGAAGMQGQILARLEELGIEVLGYELNSLEDLEQLTREISEKIGANPEVLLSRYQGFIPEEFSGSSGAVLLLVGSQPVVSPNRESWAGDVLANLGLNNLSAQWQGQSPFRGYVTLSPEKIVDANPESILVIATPGDDDPLRSFEALGFWDSLKAVREDRVYLFDYYGLVNPGSLAQIEATYQQLTEVLGE; via the coding sequence ATGTTTGGTTTTTTGAGACGGTCTTTAGGCTTGACATGGCTGATTGTTGGCTGTTTGGGAGTTGCTTTAGTGGGGTGTTCTACGGAGGATGTTCCACAAGTGTTAGATAATCCAACTGAGCCAGACTTGAGTCAAGCCTTTCCATCCTCAGTGGAACGGGTGGTGGCGTTGACATCCCTTGCTTCGGACATTCTCTTGGAGTTAGATGAGGGGAAATTGGTCGGAGTCCCGGAGAATCAACTACTCAAAAATGACCCAAGAGCGGCTGATATTGTTCAGATTGGTTTAGGTCAAAATCCTAATTTAGAAACCTTGATTGACCAGCAGCCTGATTTGGTGATTGGGGCAGCGGGAATGCAGGGGCAAATTTTGGCACGTTTGGAAGAATTGGGGATTGAGGTATTAGGGTATGAGTTGAATAGTTTAGAGGATTTAGAGCAATTAACTCGCGAGATTTCCGAAAAAATTGGGGCGAATCCTGAGGTGCTTTTAAGTCGGTATCAGGGGTTTATTCCTGAGGAGTTTTCGGGGTCTTCTGGAGCAGTCCTCTTATTGGTGGGATCGCAGCCAGTGGTCTCTCCCAATCGGGAGAGTTGGGCGGGGGATGTGTTGGCGAATTTGGGACTCAATAATCTTTCAGCACAATGGCAGGGTCAAAGTCCATTTCGGGGCTATGTGACGCTCTCGCCTGAGAAAATTGTTGACGCGAATCCTGAGTCTATTCTCGTGATTGCAACGCCTGGGGATGATGATCCGTTGAGGAGTTTTGAGGCGTTAGGGTTTTGGGATAGTTTGAAGGCGGTTCGGGAGGATCGGGTGTATCTGTTTGATTATTATGGTCTGGTGAATCCTGGGAGTTTAGCTCAAATTGAAGCCACCTATCAGCAGTTAACGGAGGTTTTGGGGGAATAG
- a CDS encoding Uma2 family endonuclease, producing the protein MKPLQLKLDRVEFTDEQFYQLCCNHDELRFERSPQGDLIIMPPVGGDSGNREAEFIADLVIWNRQTGLGYVFSSSTIFRLPNGASRSPDVAWVQRERYLRLTPEERRKFPPIVPDFLIELRSATDSWEMLRAKMREYQEVGVRLGWLINPQQQQVEIYRLQEAVEVRDLPADVSGEGVLPGFELRIGD; encoded by the coding sequence ATGAAACCGTTACAGTTAAAGTTGGATCGGGTTGAGTTCACCGATGAGCAGTTTTATCAACTCTGTTGTAATCATGATGAACTGCGGTTTGAGCGATCGCCCCAAGGAGACTTAATTATTATGCCTCCTGTGGGTGGAGATAGTGGCAACCGAGAAGCTGAGTTCATTGCTGATTTGGTCATCTGGAACCGTCAAACGGGATTGGGGTATGTGTTTAGTTCCTCGACCATTTTTCGTCTTCCCAATGGGGCCAGTCGCTCTCCTGATGTGGCTTGGGTTCAACGGGAGCGTTACTTAAGGTTAACGCCCGAGGAGCGCCGCAAATTTCCCCCCATTGTCCCAGATTTCCTAATTGAATTGCGCTCAGCGACGGATTCTTGGGAGATGTTGCGAGCTAAGATGCGGGAATATCAGGAGGTGGGGGTGCGGTTGGGATGGCTGATTAATCCGCAGCAGCAACAGGTAGAAATTTACCGTCTTCAGGAGGCGGTAGAGGTGCGAGATTTGCCAGCGGATGTTTCAGGAGAGGGGGTGTTGCCCGGATTTGAGTTACGGATTGGGGATTAG
- a CDS encoding ParA family protein gives MAQKIALFNHKGGVSKTTTTFNLGWMLASKGKRVILVDADPQCNLTGMVLREETEDEMNRIAKIYQTQSNLKTSLAPAFESQPKLIEPVDCIPVEGQDNLFLLPGHVGLAEYEVTLGIAQQLSGSVQALRNIPGAMNYLLDKTAQRFQADYVLIDMSSSLGSINQNLLTISDFFIVPTTANFFSVMAIDSLAKVIPQWVAWAKKASSLSILKEATYPFPEVNLKCLGIIVQNYRIIRGKETKAFEKWISRIEEDVALKIAPAFKQQGIMLPDRAYQEAGIAESFCLTKIANFNSLIALAQKHRTPVYALTPEQLKQRGKVLELNQRKQEEFRQVFSALADKVIQLTSEAYAVSA, from the coding sequence ATGGCTCAAAAAATAGCACTTTTTAATCATAAAGGTGGTGTTAGTAAAACTACAACAACCTTCAACTTGGGCTGGATGCTTGCCTCTAAAGGAAAGCGAGTTATTCTGGTGGATGCCGACCCACAGTGTAATCTAACAGGAATGGTTCTGCGAGAGGAAACTGAGGATGAGATGAATCGCATTGCCAAGATTTATCAAACTCAGTCGAATCTCAAAACGAGTCTTGCACCTGCCTTTGAGTCACAGCCTAAACTCATTGAACCCGTTGACTGTATCCCCGTTGAAGGTCAGGACAATTTATTTCTGCTTCCGGGTCATGTGGGTCTGGCTGAATATGAAGTAACTCTGGGAATTGCCCAACAATTAAGTGGTTCGGTTCAAGCACTCAGAAATATCCCTGGAGCGATGAACTATCTATTGGATAAAACCGCCCAGAGGTTTCAGGCGGATTATGTTTTGATTGATATGAGTTCTAGCTTGGGTTCTATTAACCAAAACTTATTAACAATTAGTGACTTTTTTATTGTCCCAACCACGGCGAATTTCTTTTCAGTTATGGCAATTGACTCTTTAGCCAAAGTGATTCCACAATGGGTGGCTTGGGCTAAGAAAGCCAGCTCACTTTCTATTTTGAAAGAAGCGACATATCCCTTTCCTGAGGTTAATTTAAAATGTTTAGGAATTATTGTTCAGAATTATCGAATTATCAGAGGTAAAGAAACTAAGGCATTTGAAAAGTGGATTAGTCGTATTGAGGAAGATGTGGCCCTAAAAATTGCTCCAGCCTTCAAGCAGCAGGGTATCATGCTGCCGGATAGAGCTTATCAGGAAGCGGGCATTGCAGAAAGCTTTTGCCTAACAAAAATCGCTAATTTTAATAGCTTAATTGCCTTAGCTCAAAAGCATCGCACTCCAGTTTATGCTTTAACACCAGAGCAGTTGAAGCAACGGGGAAAGGTCTTAGAGCTAAACCAGAGAAAACAGGAGGAGTTCCGACAGGTGTTTTCAGCTTTGGCGGATAAAGTGATTCAACTGACGTCCGAGGCGTATGCAGTCAGCGCTTGA
- a CDS encoding MotA/TolQ/ExbB proton channel family protein, with the protein MMNLNILTSSGIVAIPLLIFSVLSLALIAERCYFWIQILRQQNRIIKKVFRLIESDWYSAIKLLKNNLKFPMCRIFLEALELDDPTIEEFQIALETAARAEVPVLRRFNTVFDTIVAVAPLLGLLGTVLGLMTSFASLQLGDVTQSDTIGVTGGISEALGSTVLGLVVAIFTLLFSNTFRSFYRRQMSLIEEYSGRLELQFRKLKTKPSLSMKN; encoded by the coding sequence ATGATGAATTTAAATATCTTGACATCGAGTGGTATTGTTGCCATTCCGTTGCTGATTTTTTCTGTATTATCTCTAGCGTTAATTGCTGAACGCTGCTATTTTTGGATTCAAATTTTGCGACAACAAAACCGAATTATTAAAAAGGTGTTTCGGTTAATCGAATCCGATTGGTATTCGGCAATTAAACTGCTAAAAAATAACCTCAAATTTCCCATGTGTCGAATCTTCCTGGAGGCGTTGGAGTTAGACGACCCAACCATTGAGGAGTTTCAAATTGCTCTAGAAACTGCCGCCCGTGCTGAAGTTCCGGTGTTACGTCGCTTTAATACTGTGTTTGATACCATTGTTGCTGTTGCGCCCTTATTGGGACTCTTGGGAACGGTGTTAGGGTTGATGACCTCCTTTGCCTCCTTGCAGTTAGGAGATGTGACCCAAAGCGACACCATTGGGGTGACGGGGGGGATTAGTGAAGCCCTCGGGTCAACGGTGTTAGGTTTGGTGGTGGCGATTTTTACGCTGCTCTTTTCCAATACGTTTCGGAGTTTTTACCGTCGTCAAATGTCTCTCATTGAAGAATATTCCGGTCGCCTAGAGTTACAATTTAGGAAGTTAAAGACAAAACCCAGTTTATCCATGAAGAATTAG
- a CDS encoding Uma2 family endonuclease: protein MIQKPMPKARHSRLQTKLLQGINALAKDAQLTYAFFELRCTFGDRSLVPDIAVFSWERIVFDASGEPVDDVQQAPDWVIEILSPQQSPNRVAGKLLHCL, encoded by the coding sequence ATCATACAAAAACCCATGCCAAAGGCGCGTCATTCGCGGCTTCAGACGAAGCTCCTGCAAGGGATTAACGCCCTGGCTAAGGACGCTCAACTGACCTATGCTTTTTTTGAACTGCGTTGCACCTTTGGCGATCGCTCCCTCGTTCCGGATATCGCGGTGTTTTCCTGGGAACGGATTGTTTTCGATGCGTCGGGTGAACCCGTTGATGATGTCCAACAAGCGCCAGACTGGGTGATTGAAATCCTCTCCCCTCAGCAAAGTCCCAACCGCGTCGCCGGAAAGCTTCTCCATTGTCTTTAG
- a CDS encoding TonB-dependent hemoglobin/transferrin/lactoferrin family receptor, whose product MNTLKCPVLLTCSLLGIILVNGSNAQASHPKTLVKSLDRVDPVPLTKERSPLPPPPVLEDVPPQNKQARPPEEDEEEDDDDVVEITITATRTRRPVQTTPLAIDVIDGNRIERESIQDIRDLVRYTPGISVRDSFRYGLQDFNIRGLEGNRVLLQADGIRLPNRFQFGFFQLGRDYLDLDSVSRAEIVRGPASALYGSDALGGVVSFITPTPGELLDILGEDQYSQISLGGDSVNQGGRANLQYAGRSGNVEYSLNYTRRDSLGTRINNNSNLIDPQANTRNNILGQLVYNLNEHSHIRLLGELFDNRRDTTATAENLALYGIETTQSFTEDVDTQRVRGILAYRYDDPDAEGWLQGVQVRFYVQDSQIEEQTRERRLLVDQRTRESTPVQRDTRNEFIDRVWGGDVQLQSNFTTGTATHQLTYGFDISSTRNERPRDRTQLNLVTGERTRVIPPDTFPTKDFPDTDTFRLGLYVQNEITFGESGWSLIPGLRYDYYSLNPADDPIFAQSGSEAVDFSDDALSPSLAIGYQPSPNLFLYGRYSRGFRAPLYSEINSGFSNLSSGFFRYRTISNPDLEAETSNSFELGLRAGGDRFNLGLTGFYNSFDNFIESFASVGIERGPDNIPINVFQTQNVAEARTYGLEASGEYRFSPGSDGLSAFTRLAFTVGDNQTDNVPLETVPPFTALLGVRYQGDDDRWGLQTVATYVGRARTDSPSPDFTFIVPDSYILVDVLGYVRFTPNLTLNVGVFNLFDEEYQIYSDVRQLNRNESRDLQIFDRLTQPGRNISASFVWRF is encoded by the coding sequence ATGAATACCCTGAAATGTCCCGTCCTTTTGACTTGCAGCTTATTAGGAATTATTTTAGTTAATGGCTCGAACGCCCAGGCCAGCCATCCTAAAACTCTTGTCAAATCCCTCGATCGTGTGGACCCGGTTCCCCTAACCAAAGAGCGATCGCCCCTTCCTCCCCCCCCAGTCCTGGAGGATGTCCCGCCACAAAACAAACAGGCCCGTCCTCCAGAAGAAGATGAGGAAGAGGACGACGACGACGTTGTCGAAATCACCATCACCGCCACGCGAACCCGTCGTCCCGTACAAACCACTCCCTTGGCCATTGATGTCATCGATGGAAATCGCATCGAACGCGAATCCATCCAAGACATTCGCGATCTCGTCCGCTACACCCCCGGAATTTCCGTGCGGGACAGTTTCCGCTATGGCTTACAAGACTTTAATATTCGGGGATTAGAGGGAAATCGCGTCCTCTTACAAGCCGATGGAATCCGACTTCCTAACCGCTTCCAATTTGGCTTTTTCCAACTCGGTCGAGATTATCTAGATCTCGACAGCGTCAGCCGCGCCGAAATCGTCCGTGGTCCCGCATCGGCTCTGTATGGAAGTGACGCCTTGGGGGGTGTGGTCAGTTTTATCACCCCCACTCCCGGTGAACTCCTGGATATTTTGGGAGAAGACCAGTACAGTCAAATTTCTTTGGGTGGAGATAGCGTCAACCAAGGGGGACGGGCGAATCTGCAATATGCAGGTCGATCAGGGAATGTCGAGTATTCACTCAACTATACTCGTCGCGATAGCCTGGGAACCCGTATCAATAACAATTCCAACCTCATCGACCCTCAAGCCAACACCCGCAACAACATTCTGGGACAGTTGGTTTATAACCTCAACGAACACAGTCATATCCGCCTTTTGGGGGAATTGTTCGATAACCGTCGTGACACCACCGCAACGGCGGAAAACCTCGCCCTCTATGGAATTGAAACCACCCAAAGTTTCACGGAAGACGTGGATACCCAACGGGTTCGAGGGATATTAGCCTATCGCTATGATGACCCCGATGCTGAAGGCTGGCTACAGGGGGTGCAGGTTCGTTTCTATGTCCAAGACTCACAGATTGAGGAACAGACTCGGGAACGGCGGTTGTTGGTCGACCAACGGACTCGGGAATCGACCCCAGTTCAACGGGACACTCGCAATGAATTTATTGATCGCGTCTGGGGGGGCGATGTTCAACTCCAAAGCAATTTCACCACGGGAACCGCGACCCACCAACTGACCTATGGATTCGATATTTCTTCAACTCGTAATGAACGACCGCGCGATCGCACTCAGTTAAACCTCGTCACGGGGGAACGAACTCGGGTCATTCCTCCAGACACCTTTCCCACCAAGGACTTCCCCGATACGGACACCTTTCGCTTAGGGTTGTATGTGCAAAATGAAATCACGTTTGGCGAGAGTGGCTGGAGTCTGATTCCTGGGTTGCGCTATGACTACTACAGCCTCAATCCAGCGGACGACCCGATTTTCGCCCAAAGTGGTTCCGAAGCGGTAGACTTCTCGGATGATGCGTTGAGTCCGAGTCTGGCCATTGGCTATCAACCTAGCCCCAATCTTTTTCTCTATGGTCGCTACTCTCGTGGCTTTCGCGCCCCACTCTACAGTGAAATTAATAGCGGCTTTAGTAACCTAAGTTCCGGCTTTTTCCGCTACCGCACTATTTCTAACCCAGATTTAGAAGCGGAAACGAGCAATAGCTTTGAGTTGGGACTTCGGGCTGGGGGCGATCGCTTTAACTTGGGGTTAACGGGGTTTTATAATAGCTTTGATAATTTCATTGAATCTTTTGCCAGCGTAGGCATTGAACGGGGTCCTGATAACATTCCCATTAACGTCTTCCAGACCCAAAATGTCGCCGAAGCCCGTACCTATGGTTTAGAAGCCTCTGGTGAATATCGCTTTAGTCCTGGATCAGATGGCTTAAGCGCCTTCACACGCCTAGCTTTCACCGTGGGAGATAATCAAACGGATAATGTTCCCCTAGAAACAGTTCCACCCTTTACGGCGTTACTGGGCGTTCGCTATCAGGGTGACGATGACCGCTGGGGACTGCAAACCGTGGCGACCTATGTGGGACGGGCCCGCACCGATAGTCCCAGTCCTGATTTCACCTTTATTGTCCCAGATTCTTATATTCTGGTGGATGTGTTGGGCTATGTTCGGTTTACCCCGAATTTGACCTTAAATGTAGGGGTATTTAATCTGTTTGATGAGGAGTATCAGATTTACAGCGATGTCCGCCAGTTAAATCGCAATGAAAGTCGAGATTTACAGATTTTTGACCGCCTCACTCAACCGGGGCGAAACATCAGTGCATCATTCGTTTGGAGGTTTTAG
- a CDS encoding DUF433 domain-containing protein gives MLDLFAAGLTAGEILEEMPDLEPDDLKASLLYASGKLNHPATKSWSWCVAAASTLSS, from the coding sequence GTGCTAGATCTGTTTGCAGCGGGTTTAACCGCCGGAGAAATTTTAGAAGAAATGCCAGATCTTGAACCAGATGACCTCAAAGCATCGCTTCTCTATGCCTCAGGAAAACTGAATCACCCAGCAACAAAATCATGGAGTTGGTGCGTTGCGGCAGCTTCTACATTGTCCTCTTAA